One Ricinus communis isolate WT05 ecotype wild-type chromosome 7, ASM1957865v1, whole genome shotgun sequence genomic region harbors:
- the LOC8264047 gene encoding tRNA(His) guanylyltransferase 1 isoform X2: protein MRRTYTQKTKQNQNKTKRAMANSKYEYVKSYEVEDEVMLPNIIVVRIDGHDFRRFSKVHEFELPNDENCLKLMNECATCVLREYPDIVFSYGSSDEYSFVFKKKTKFYQRRASKILSLVVSFFSSIYVTKWKKHFPQREMRYPPSFHGQVIPCASIEVLQEYLAWRQRDCHVSNLYNTCLWKLVESGKTEREAQEILKGTQKQEKHDLLYLQFGVNYNNCNEEDIVKYRENGTPVRRLRRKAITVHSENIAGRCFWNGHQNLLIELGGFAEDIGKVNPDYIRSFLFKSKLLQSTWVVIRIDGCHFHRFSDGHEFEKPNDEQALNLMNSCAVAVLKEFQDVVFAYGVSDEYSFVLKKDSKFYSRQASDIVSVIVSFFSSMYVMNWKSFFPQKDLKYPPSFDGRAICYPSSEILQDYLAWRQVDCHINNQYNTCFWALVKSGKSKTDAQSTLKGTQVREKNEILAQFGIDYNNLPLIFRQGSSVFRVKEDIVIHENGASAKNLRTKVIVQFCDIIVESFWKEHPDILG, encoded by the exons ATGAGAAGAACTTACACacagaaaacaaaacaaaaccaaaataaaacaaaacgaGCAATGGCAAACAGTAAATATGAGTATGTGAAGTCATACGAGGTTGAAGATGAGGTCATGCTTCCTAACATCATCGTTGTAAGAATTGATGGCCATGATTTTAGAAG ATTCTCTAAGGTTCATGAATTCGAGCTGCCAAATGATGAGAATTGTTTAAAATTGATGAATGAATGTGCAACTTGCGTTCTACGCGAGTATCCTGacattgttttctcttatggCTCCAGTGATGAAtacag TTTTGTTttcaagaagaaaacaaagttCTACCAGCGTCGAGCCAG TAAAATTCTATCCCTTGTTgtgtctttcttttcttccatttATGTCACCAAATGGAAAAAACACTTCCCACAAAGAGAGATGAGATACCCTCCTTCGTTTCACGGACAAGTTATACCTTGTGCATCAATAGAAGTTCTCCAAGAATATCTTGCATGGAGACAGAGGGACT GCCATGTTAGTAACTTGTATAACACTTGTCTTTGGAAGCTGGTTGAAAGTGGGAAGACTGAAAGAGAAGCACAAGAAATTCTAAAG GGCACTCAGAAGCAAGAGAAGCATGACCTACTCTATCTACAGTTTGGTGTCAACTACAATAACTGCAAT GAAGAAGATATTGTGAAGTATAGGGAGAACGGTACTCCTGTCAGGAGACTACGGAGAAAGGCAATAACAGTCCATTCAGAGAACATAGCTGGGAGATGCTTCTGGAATGGGCACCAAAATCTTCTTATCGAGCTAGGTGGTTTTGCTGAAGACATTGGCAAAGTTAATCCTGATTATATTAGGTCATTCCTATTCAAGAGCAAACTGCTGCAATCTACTTGGGTTGTAATTAGAATTGATGGGTGCCATTTTCACAG GTTTTCTGATGGTCATGAATTTGAGAAGCCCAATGATGAGCAAGCTCTAAACCTTATGAATTCATGCGCAGTCGCTGTACTAAAAGAGTTTCAAGATGTTGTGTTTGCTTATGGTGTCAGTGATGAGTACAG CTTTGTTTTGAAGAAGGACTCTAAATTTTACAGCAGACAAGCCAG TGATATTGTTTCTGTCATTGTGTCATTCTTCTCCTCTATGTATGTGATGAATTGGAAATCTTTCTTCCCACAGAAAGACCTGAAGTATCCTCCCTCTTTTGATGGAAGGGCTATATGCTATCCATCATCTGAGATTCTTCAAGATTATCTGGCTTGGAGACAAGTTGATT GCCACATCAACAATCAGTATAATACTTGTTTCTGGGCACTTGTTAAGTCTGGAAAAAGCAAAACTGATGCTCAAAGTACTTTAAAG GGTACTCAAGTAcgagagaaaaatgaaatactTGCACAATTTGGTATCGACTACAACAATCTTCCACTCATTTTTCGTCAGGGTTCCTCTGTTTTTAGAGTAAAG GAGGATATTGTGATACATGAGAATGGAGCATCCGCCAAAAATCTCAGGACTAAGGTAATCGTACAATTTTGTGACATAATTGTGGAAAGTTTTTGGAAGGAGCACCCAGACATCCTTGGTTAG
- the LOC8264049 gene encoding protein SLOW GREEN 1, chloroplastic isoform X1, giving the protein MGSVSQLNYHNPKLTSPYLSITPKRNLSITNPHYRQSLLKLPFHRTTKLLRISSKLSLSPIPHIPTSNSSKRKGFANVLCDKVLISVLGAFIFMGSFGFNARPSLALPAQESAYTEEMRDTQMKNNEDEEMYEKFLEKEPRNMEALKVVVYGKIRKGKTKEALKYVERLIKTEPDEVEWRLLEALCWEMMGQFSKAKRLFKEILEERPLLLRALHGLAMVMHKNFEGPAVFEMLNKALEVAYHEKRIMEERNIKILIAQMHVVMGRLEEGLKNFQDLVNENPRDFRPYLCQGIIYSLLDKKEEAAEQFETYRSLLPEDFPQRGFLDDVVLAAKTESKERFRKEFEDEFSYRK; this is encoded by the exons ATGGGTTCAGTCTCTCAGCTAAATTATCACAATCCAAAATTAACAAGTCCTTATCTTTCCATTACGCCAAAACGAAATTTGTCCATCACCAATCCACACTACAGACAGAGCCTACTCAAGCTCCCATTTCACCGTACAACAAAACTACTACGAATCTCTTCTAAACTGTCTCTTTCACCCATTCCTCATATACCCACTTCAAATTCCTCGAAAAGGAAGGGATTCGCAAATGTTTTATGTGATAAAGTACTGATTTCTGTTCTTGGGGCATTTATCTTTATGGGTTCTTTTGGGTTTAATGCTAGGCCAAGTTTGGCATTACCTGCTCAGGAAAGTGCATATACAGAGGAAATGAGAGATACTCAGATGAAGAATAACGAAGATGAGGAGATGTATGAAAAATTTTTGGAGAAGGAGCCAAGAAATATGGAAGCTCTGAAGGTGGTTGTATATGGAAagataagaaaaggaaagactAAAGAAGCTTTGAAGTATGTGGAGAGATTGATTAAAACTGAACCTGATGAAGTAGAATGGAGGCTCTTAGAGGCACTTTGTTGGGAGATGATGGGGCAATTTAGTAAAGCTAAAAGATTGTTTAAGGAAATCCTGGAAGAGAGACCTCTTCTGCTTAGAGCTTTGCAT GGTCTGGCAATGGTGATGCACAAGAATTTTGAAGGTCCAGCTGTCTTTGAGATGCTTAATAAGGCTCTAGAAGTTGCCTATCATGAAAAAAGAATCATGGAGGAGAGAAACATCAAAATTTTGATTGCACAAATGCATGTTGTGATG GGGCGGCTGGAAGAAggcttgaaaaattttcaagatCTGGTTAATGAGAATCCTCGAGATTTTCGGCCTTATCTTTGCCAG GGAATAATTTACAGTCTCTTGGATAAAAAAGAGGAAGCTGCAGAACAGTTCGAGACGTACCGTAGTCTTCTGCCTGAAGACTTTCCTCAAAGAGGATTTCTCGATGATGTTGTATTGGCAGCAAAAACCGAATCCAAAGAACGGTTTCGAAAGGAGTTTGAAGATGAATTTTCTTACAGGAAGTGA
- the LOC8264049 gene encoding protein SLOW GREEN 1, chloroplastic isoform X2, whose protein sequence is MGSVSQLNYHNPKLTSPYLSITPKRNLSITNPHYRQSLLKLPFHRTTKLLRISSKLSLSPIPHIPTSNSSKRKGFANVLCDKVLISVLGAFIFMGSFGFNARPSLALPAQESAYTEEMRDTQMKNNEDEEMYEKFLEKEPRNMEALKVVVYGKIRKGKTKEALKYVERLIKTEPDEVEWRLLEALCWEMMGQFSKAKRLFKEILEERPLLLRALHGRLEEGLKNFQDLVNENPRDFRPYLCQGIIYSLLDKKEEAAEQFETYRSLLPEDFPQRGFLDDVVLAAKTESKERFRKEFEDEFSYRK, encoded by the exons ATGGGTTCAGTCTCTCAGCTAAATTATCACAATCCAAAATTAACAAGTCCTTATCTTTCCATTACGCCAAAACGAAATTTGTCCATCACCAATCCACACTACAGACAGAGCCTACTCAAGCTCCCATTTCACCGTACAACAAAACTACTACGAATCTCTTCTAAACTGTCTCTTTCACCCATTCCTCATATACCCACTTCAAATTCCTCGAAAAGGAAGGGATTCGCAAATGTTTTATGTGATAAAGTACTGATTTCTGTTCTTGGGGCATTTATCTTTATGGGTTCTTTTGGGTTTAATGCTAGGCCAAGTTTGGCATTACCTGCTCAGGAAAGTGCATATACAGAGGAAATGAGAGATACTCAGATGAAGAATAACGAAGATGAGGAGATGTATGAAAAATTTTTGGAGAAGGAGCCAAGAAATATGGAAGCTCTGAAGGTGGTTGTATATGGAAagataagaaaaggaaagactAAAGAAGCTTTGAAGTATGTGGAGAGATTGATTAAAACTGAACCTGATGAAGTAGAATGGAGGCTCTTAGAGGCACTTTGTTGGGAGATGATGGGGCAATTTAGTAAAGCTAAAAGATTGTTTAAGGAAATCCTGGAAGAGAGACCTCTTCTGCTTAGAGCTTTGCAT GGGCGGCTGGAAGAAggcttgaaaaattttcaagatCTGGTTAATGAGAATCCTCGAGATTTTCGGCCTTATCTTTGCCAG GGAATAATTTACAGTCTCTTGGATAAAAAAGAGGAAGCTGCAGAACAGTTCGAGACGTACCGTAGTCTTCTGCCTGAAGACTTTCCTCAAAGAGGATTTCTCGATGATGTTGTATTGGCAGCAAAAACCGAATCCAAAGAACGGTTTCGAAAGGAGTTTGAAGATGAATTTTCTTACAGGAAGTGA
- the LOC8264047 gene encoding tRNA(His) guanylyltransferase 1 isoform X1: MRRTYTQKTKQNQNKTKRAMANSKYEYVKSYEVEDEVMLPNIIVVRIDGHDFRRFSKVHEFELPNDENCLKLMNECATCVLREYPDIVFSYGSSDEYSFVFKKKTKFYQRRASKILSLVVSFFSSIYVTKWKKHFPQREMRYPPSFHGQVIPCASIEVLQEYLAWRQRDCHVSNLYNTCLWKLVESGKTEREAQEILKGTQKQEKHDLLYLQFGVNYNNCNVMFRQGSCIFMTQEEDIVKYRENGTPVRRLRRKAITVHSENIAGRCFWNGHQNLLIELGGFAEDIGKVNPDYIRSFLFKSKLLQSTWVVIRIDGCHFHRFSDGHEFEKPNDEQALNLMNSCAVAVLKEFQDVVFAYGVSDEYSFVLKKDSKFYSRQASDIVSVIVSFFSSMYVMNWKSFFPQKDLKYPPSFDGRAICYPSSEILQDYLAWRQVDCHINNQYNTCFWALVKSGKSKTDAQSTLKGTQVREKNEILAQFGIDYNNLPLIFRQGSSVFRVKEDIVIHENGASAKNLRTKVIVQFCDIIVESFWKEHPDILG, from the exons ATGAGAAGAACTTACACacagaaaacaaaacaaaaccaaaataaaacaaaacgaGCAATGGCAAACAGTAAATATGAGTATGTGAAGTCATACGAGGTTGAAGATGAGGTCATGCTTCCTAACATCATCGTTGTAAGAATTGATGGCCATGATTTTAGAAG ATTCTCTAAGGTTCATGAATTCGAGCTGCCAAATGATGAGAATTGTTTAAAATTGATGAATGAATGTGCAACTTGCGTTCTACGCGAGTATCCTGacattgttttctcttatggCTCCAGTGATGAAtacag TTTTGTTttcaagaagaaaacaaagttCTACCAGCGTCGAGCCAG TAAAATTCTATCCCTTGTTgtgtctttcttttcttccatttATGTCACCAAATGGAAAAAACACTTCCCACAAAGAGAGATGAGATACCCTCCTTCGTTTCACGGACAAGTTATACCTTGTGCATCAATAGAAGTTCTCCAAGAATATCTTGCATGGAGACAGAGGGACT GCCATGTTAGTAACTTGTATAACACTTGTCTTTGGAAGCTGGTTGAAAGTGGGAAGACTGAAAGAGAAGCACAAGAAATTCTAAAG GGCACTCAGAAGCAAGAGAAGCATGACCTACTCTATCTACAGTTTGGTGTCAACTACAATAACTGCAATGTAATGTTTCGTCAAGGatcttgtatttttatgaCACAG GAAGAAGATATTGTGAAGTATAGGGAGAACGGTACTCCTGTCAGGAGACTACGGAGAAAGGCAATAACAGTCCATTCAGAGAACATAGCTGGGAGATGCTTCTGGAATGGGCACCAAAATCTTCTTATCGAGCTAGGTGGTTTTGCTGAAGACATTGGCAAAGTTAATCCTGATTATATTAGGTCATTCCTATTCAAGAGCAAACTGCTGCAATCTACTTGGGTTGTAATTAGAATTGATGGGTGCCATTTTCACAG GTTTTCTGATGGTCATGAATTTGAGAAGCCCAATGATGAGCAAGCTCTAAACCTTATGAATTCATGCGCAGTCGCTGTACTAAAAGAGTTTCAAGATGTTGTGTTTGCTTATGGTGTCAGTGATGAGTACAG CTTTGTTTTGAAGAAGGACTCTAAATTTTACAGCAGACAAGCCAG TGATATTGTTTCTGTCATTGTGTCATTCTTCTCCTCTATGTATGTGATGAATTGGAAATCTTTCTTCCCACAGAAAGACCTGAAGTATCCTCCCTCTTTTGATGGAAGGGCTATATGCTATCCATCATCTGAGATTCTTCAAGATTATCTGGCTTGGAGACAAGTTGATT GCCACATCAACAATCAGTATAATACTTGTTTCTGGGCACTTGTTAAGTCTGGAAAAAGCAAAACTGATGCTCAAAGTACTTTAAAG GGTACTCAAGTAcgagagaaaaatgaaatactTGCACAATTTGGTATCGACTACAACAATCTTCCACTCATTTTTCGTCAGGGTTCCTCTGTTTTTAGAGTAAAG GAGGATATTGTGATACATGAGAATGGAGCATCCGCCAAAAATCTCAGGACTAAGGTAATCGTACAATTTTGTGACATAATTGTGGAAAGTTTTTGGAAGGAGCACCCAGACATCCTTGGTTAG
- the LOC8264048 gene encoding uncharacterized protein LOC8264048, with product MSLETTSTLSLKSGFPFNRRLITSTNAFPPFNHHHHHHRGSSHRLISSFPFRAKNVNRQLTKIPAVLERESAVTHEQSDPPVRIVALVGEGSVSPLKCATWEEVMLHTAKRLKWVDEGYEMHVFTDKLFQSNDGIEQLERALTRADILLIVSISNQDSVKWIQTNSKVVPNIICFDSSLSLANKLGGSYVENETNGTLFGKLIGISQSKKTNDATEVEKTVSEAWNRHNSDDIRFCLLVIINAYIRPVPILKNLRSKGFSTLNCMVKNCGRQILNCLLDPNCRKALQCLNNCSPVDQVCNYRCIASYESPNLEAFSLCVLQKNNCLELDAKIPERPFVHPMDKFLGKDLSHEVAEDLFVGWLGTMDWSWRVVAGQNPAYDQFPCQYQLFYRGKAKGSFWYEPVFQVQTLEGKLVWRRRKYRVKRGKVPGTFFFSVLDNGVVSNEFWTIVDVADNFSWGLFHYSGAARVAGQSYTGAVLVSPDGAYPNEKERKRMASALDKCGIEEWELYTVDNCSCQGAPLGIPEGSSLHSTIAFKDEKWK from the exons ATGTCTCTAGAAACAACCTCAACTCTGAGTCTCAAATCCGGTTTTCCATTCAACCGCCGGCTCATCACTTCCACAAACGCTTTTCCTCCGTTtaaccaccaccaccaccaccaccgtGGCAGCTCACATCGGTTAATATCATCGTTTCCATTTCGCGCCAAAAATGTTAACCGCCAACTAACTAAAATTCCCGCTGTTCTGGAGAGGGAGAGTGCGGTGACGCATGAACAATCTGATCCGCCAGTGAGAATAGTGGCACTCGTCGGCGAAGGAAGCGTTAGCCCTCTAAAATGCGCCACATGGGAGGAGGTTATGCTACATACT GCAAAGAGGTTGAAATGGGTTGATGAAGGGTATGAAATGCATGTGTTCACTGATAAACTATTTCAATCTAATGACGGAATTGAGCAGCTAGAAAGGGCATTGACGAGGGCAGATATATTGCTAATAGTTTCGATTTCAAATCAAGATTCAGTCAAGTGGATCCAGACAAATAGTAAAGTTGTACCAAACATAATCTGCTTTGACTCCTCTCTAAGTTTGGCAAATAAGCTAGGTGGATCTTATGTTGAGAATGAAACTAATGGAACCTTATTTGGGAAATTAATCGGAATTTCTCAGTCTAAGAAAACCAATGATGCGACGGAGGTAGAGAAAACTGTATCTGAAGCATGGAATCGGCATAATTCAGATGACATAAGGTTCTGTTTGCTAGTTATAATCAATGCTTATATTAGACCAGTACCAATCCTGAAGAACCTAAGATCAAAGGGTTTTTCCACCCTCAACTGCATGGTTAAGAACTGTGGACGTCAGATACTAAACTGCCTATTGGATCCTAACTGCAGGAAAGCTTTACAATGTTTAAATAACTGCAGCCCTGTTGATCAAGTGTGTAATTATCGGTGTATTGCTTCTTATGAAAGTCCGAACCTAGAGGCATTTTCTCTATGTGTACTGCAGAAAAACAATTGTCTTGAGTTAGATGCAAAGATTCCTGAAAGGCCTTTTGTGCATCCCATGGATAAGTTCTTGGGGAAGGACCTCAGTCATGAGGTTGCAGAGGATCTTTTTGTGGGTTGGTTGGGGACTATGGATTGGAGTTGGCGTGTTGTGGCAGGACAGAACCCAGCTTACGATCAATTTCCATGCCAGTACCAATTGTTCTATAGGGGAAAGGCAAAAGGATCGTTCTGGTATGAGCCAGTTTTCCAGGTTCAGACACTGGAGGGAAAATTGGTCTGGAGAAGAAGGAAATATCGTGTCAAGAGAGGCAAAGTTCCAGGAACATTTTTCTTCAGTGTATTAGATAATGGTGTTGTTTCAAATGAGTTTTGGACAATTGTAGATGTAGCTGATAATTTTAGCTGGGGTTTATTTCATTATAGTGGGGCTGCTAGAGTTGCGGGACAGTCATATACAGGTGCTGTGCTTGTTAGTCCAGATGGTGCATACCCAAATGAGAAGGAGAGGAAGAGAATGGCTTCTGCCCTGGACAAGTGTGGAATTGAAGAATGGGAGCTATATACAGTTGATAATTGTTCGTGCCAAGGGGCTCCTCTAGGAATTCCAGAGGGCTCAAGTTTGCATTCTACAATTGCttttaaagatgaaaaatgGAAATGA